A DNA window from Spirochaeta cellobiosiphila DSM 17781 contains the following coding sequences:
- a CDS encoding DUF4258 domain-containing protein, giving the protein MFGNNTTHSTEIIYTNHAIQRIAQRHISLEAVELTRKYGTETIDDGARKVIIDLDACSFAEEDGVNLFPFFFTTIVVSMDNVLKTAYLKNI; this is encoded by the coding sequence ATGTTTGGAAACAACACAACCCATTCAACAGAAATAATTTACACCAACCACGCAATTCAAAGAATTGCACAGAGACATATTTCACTGGAGGCTGTTGAGCTCACTCGTAAATATGGAACAGAAACTATTGATGATGGAGCCAGAAAGGTAATCATCGACCTTGATGCCTGTAGCTTCGCCGAAGAAGATGGCGTCAACCTTTTTCCTTTCTTCTTCACTACAATAGTTGTATCGATGGATAATGTCCTTAAAACAGCGTATTTGAAGAATATTTAA
- a CDS encoding SNF2-related protein, producing the protein MTNYHAKYFAHELVKRSPANSYEKLTNTILDAKVDLNPHQVEAALFAFQSPLGKGAILADEVGLGKTIEAGIIISQNWAERKRKILIILPSNLRKQWSQELMDKFYIPSVILETKSFNAAIKSGNFNPFDTNEIVLCSYHFARNKADYIARTNWDLIVIDEAHRLRNVYKKNNVIANTIKNAVNPYKKILLTATPLQNSLLELYGLVSFIDEYAFGDLKSFKAQYSHLNGDNAFLHLKERLKPVCKRTLRKQVVEYIRYTKRIPMTQEFIPSDDEQQLYEWVSEYLQRPNLNALPAGQRTLMTLVMRKLLSSSTYAIAGALNSIMTKLEKKLKGLSKVQTGDSSWIEEILEEVAEDYEGLSEESDEWEDEEGNLYTEEDIEAIQREIDDLRDFRDLAISITENAKGEKLLTALSSGFQKIEELGGVKKAVIFTESRRTQEYVLQILSETEYEGKIVLFNGSNNDEKSKEVYKNWLEKHKGTDKITGSKTADMRAALVDYFREEAVILIATEAAAEGINLQFCSFIVNYDMPWNPQRIEQRIGRCHRYGQKFDVVVLNFLNRKNAADVRVYELLNDKFRLFEGVFGVSDEVLGAIESGVDFEKQVLAIYQNCRTQDEIKDAFDELQSQFQDSITTEMHNTRQKLLENFDEEVHEKLKVAKERSESLLSTHKQRLFDITKKTLAGYADFEEGGFVLNTVPDAVDATVGRYTLSQDENLGHRYRIGLPLAHYAITQAQNLETSNVEIVLNYTGIPKVSVIEPFIGKSGWMMVKKVTIDSFEIIDEIIVSCICDDGTVVEPDIARRLFSVDGKIVGDVDSAPDAIELNYKSLFKGFTGWLAEENAKFFDEEMTKLDAWADDLKKSLEIEIKQLDVEIKTRKTESRKITELAAKVSEQREIKKLESQRNEKRKFLFTAQDDIEEKKEGLIDNIESRMNQEITETELFTIRWELRG; encoded by the coding sequence ATGACCAACTACCATGCTAAGTATTTTGCACATGAATTAGTAAAACGCTCACCGGCCAACAGCTATGAAAAGCTTACCAACACGATTCTGGATGCAAAGGTCGATCTCAACCCTCATCAGGTGGAAGCTGCTTTATTCGCCTTCCAATCCCCTCTTGGGAAGGGAGCAATACTGGCAGATGAGGTCGGTCTTGGTAAAACTATCGAAGCTGGTATCATCATCTCCCAGAATTGGGCTGAGCGAAAGAGGAAAATTCTCATAATTCTGCCCTCAAACCTTCGTAAACAGTGGTCTCAGGAGTTGATGGATAAGTTTTACATCCCATCAGTCATCCTTGAGACAAAAAGCTTCAACGCAGCAATCAAATCTGGAAACTTTAACCCATTCGATACCAATGAGATTGTTCTTTGCTCATATCACTTCGCCAGGAATAAGGCTGATTATATCGCCAGGACAAACTGGGACCTGATAGTAATAGATGAAGCCCACCGTCTTAGAAATGTTTATAAGAAGAATAATGTCATTGCTAATACCATTAAGAATGCCGTCAATCCTTACAAGAAGATATTGCTTACAGCAACACCACTTCAGAATTCTCTTCTTGAGCTTTATGGACTGGTGAGTTTCATTGATGAGTATGCTTTTGGTGATTTGAAGAGCTTCAAAGCTCAGTATTCACATCTCAATGGTGATAATGCTTTCCTCCATCTTAAAGAGAGACTAAAACCTGTATGCAAAAGGACATTGCGTAAGCAGGTTGTTGAGTATATCCGCTATACAAAACGAATACCGATGACCCAGGAGTTTATCCCGTCTGACGATGAACAGCAGCTGTATGAATGGGTTTCTGAGTATCTTCAACGTCCCAATCTAAATGCTCTACCCGCAGGACAAAGAACACTCATGACCTTGGTAATGAGAAAGCTTCTCTCCTCCTCAACTTATGCCATTGCCGGTGCTCTGAACTCTATCATGACCAAGCTTGAAAAGAAGCTGAAAGGATTAAGTAAGGTTCAGACTGGCGATAGTTCCTGGATAGAAGAAATCCTCGAAGAAGTAGCTGAAGATTATGAAGGTCTGTCTGAAGAATCTGATGAATGGGAAGATGAAGAAGGCAACCTCTATACAGAGGAAGATATTGAAGCAATCCAGAGAGAGATAGATGACTTAAGAGACTTCCGAGACCTTGCCATCTCTATTACTGAGAATGCAAAGGGTGAAAAGCTTCTTACCGCTCTTTCCAGTGGTTTTCAAAAGATAGAAGAACTTGGGGGAGTTAAGAAAGCTGTTATATTCACCGAGTCCAGGAGAACCCAGGAATATGTCCTGCAAATCCTTTCAGAAACTGAATATGAAGGAAAAATAGTACTCTTCAATGGTTCTAATAATGATGAGAAGTCAAAGGAAGTCTACAAGAACTGGCTTGAGAAGCATAAAGGTACTGACAAGATAACTGGTTCTAAGACTGCTGATATGCGCGCTGCATTGGTCGACTACTTCCGAGAAGAGGCTGTTATTCTTATAGCAACAGAAGCAGCTGCTGAAGGTATAAACCTCCAATTCTGCTCCTTCATCGTAAATTATGATATGCCTTGGAATCCACAGAGGATAGAACAGAGAATTGGTCGTTGTCACCGGTATGGTCAGAAGTTTGATGTTGTTGTCCTCAACTTCCTGAATAGGAAGAATGCAGCAGATGTTCGTGTTTATGAACTCCTGAATGATAAATTTCGACTCTTTGAAGGCGTCTTCGGTGTCTCTGATGAAGTTCTTGGTGCTATTGAATCTGGTGTGGATTTTGAAAAGCAGGTATTAGCCATTTATCAGAACTGCCGGACACAGGATGAAATCAAAGACGCATTTGATGAGCTTCAATCACAATTCCAAGATAGCATTACCACAGAGATGCACAATACCAGGCAAAAGTTGCTTGAGAACTTTGATGAAGAAGTTCATGAGAAACTTAAGGTGGCAAAAGAGCGTAGTGAATCTCTTCTGTCCACACATAAGCAGAGACTCTTTGATATAACCAAGAAAACCCTGGCTGGATATGCAGACTTCGAGGAAGGTGGTTTTGTATTAAATACAGTTCCTGATGCAGTAGATGCAACGGTCGGTCGGTATACTCTTTCTCAGGATGAAAACCTTGGTCATCGATATAGGATTGGACTACCTCTGGCTCATTATGCAATTACACAGGCTCAGAATCTTGAAACAAGTAATGTGGAAATTGTTCTCAATTACACCGGTATTCCAAAGGTCTCAGTTATTGAACCATTTATTGGGAAATCAGGTTGGATGATGGTTAAGAAGGTGACAATCGATAGCTTTGAGATTATTGATGAGATTATTGTTTCCTGTATCTGTGATGATGGAACTGTTGTTGAGCCCGATATCGCCCGACGTCTTTTCTCTGTAGATGGCAAGATCGTTGGAGATGTAGATTCTGCCCCAGATGCCATTGAACTGAATTATAAATCTCTCTTCAAAGGCTTTACTGGCTGGTTGGCAGAAGAGAATGCCAAGTTCTTTGATGAAGAAATGACAAAACTTGATGCCTGGGCCGACGACTTGAAGAAGTCTCTGGAGATTGAAATTAAGCAGTTGGACGTGGAGATTAAGACTCGGAAGACTGAATCGAGAAAGATTACTGAATTAGCTGCCAAAGTATCTGAGCAAAGGGAAATTAAGAAGCTTGAATCTCAACGGAACGAGAAGAGAAAGTTTCTTTTCACTGCTCAGGATGATATAGAAGAGAAGAAAGAAGGGCTTATCGATAACATTGAGAGCCGGATGAATCAAGAAATAACTGAAACAGAATTATTCACCATTAGATGGGAATTGAGAGGATAG
- a CDS encoding ankyrin repeat domain-containing protein — protein MIKIKDIGNFETLPAVITDILHNDIPALEKHFSDGWDINQPVPIGEYVAETPLAIAIIMGCQDSLRWLVEQGVNLNDSTNPAFLLAVRYADEKIIRYVYDQGADINQVNNVRSEAFGQALYGDKYENLELIHSLGHTVQKYGGEAFRSSVSKGDFPAIEFFLRHNVDINYNKADMVYPFKPTPLCVAARYVDLDMCKYLVDHGADVTLAEEDGMRPYSIAVERGDSEMAEYFKALEPEDFHNIQNKILELKPYKLSKDLREYLQGNDLHLDLQDNDFEYIDFFSLMQTVPMKIGRKKYLRLSRTTGDYSHIVFLWNPRTRKIAYYDKEHEETEDMASFKDFITSPGEYLGKLF, from the coding sequence ATGATAAAAATAAAAGACATCGGCAACTTCGAAACCCTCCCAGCAGTCATAACAGACATACTCCATAACGATATCCCCGCTCTAGAGAAGCACTTCTCAGATGGTTGGGATATCAACCAGCCCGTCCCCATAGGAGAATATGTCGCTGAAACTCCCTTGGCCATTGCCATTATTATGGGCTGTCAGGATTCCCTCCGATGGCTCGTAGAGCAGGGAGTAAATCTGAATGATTCGACTAACCCAGCTTTTCTCCTAGCTGTTCGCTATGCCGATGAAAAGATCATCCGTTATGTTTATGATCAGGGTGCTGATATCAACCAAGTCAACAATGTTCGCTCTGAAGCCTTTGGGCAAGCTCTCTATGGGGATAAATATGAAAACCTGGAACTGATTCACTCCCTGGGACATACTGTTCAAAAGTATGGAGGAGAGGCTTTTCGTAGTTCAGTATCCAAGGGAGATTTCCCGGCTATAGAGTTCTTTCTAAGACATAATGTGGATATCAACTATAACAAAGCGGATATGGTCTATCCCTTTAAACCAACGCCTCTCTGTGTAGCCGCGCGCTATGTGGATCTGGATATGTGCAAATACCTGGTAGATCATGGAGCGGATGTAACCCTAGCCGAAGAGGATGGCATGCGTCCCTATAGCATCGCTGTAGAGCGGGGTGACTCGGAAATGGCTGAGTATTTCAAAGCTCTTGAACCTGAAGATTTTCATAATATCCAGAACAAGATTCTGGAACTAAAGCCTTATAAACTATCCAAGGATCTTAGGGAATATCTTCAAGGAAATGATCTCCACTTAGATCTACAGGATAATGATTTTGAATATATTGATTTCTTTTCTCTGATGCAAACCGTCCCTATGAAGATAGGAAGAAAGAAATACCTACGCTTATCTAGAACTACTGGGGATTACAGTCATATCGTCTTCCTTTGGAATCCCCGAACAAGGAAGATCGCTTACTACGATAAGGAACATGAAGAGACAGAGGATATGGCAAGCTTTAAGGACTTCATCACTTCTCCTGGGGAATATTTGGGAAAACTCTTCTAG
- a CDS encoding RNA recognition motif domain-containing protein: MSKKIYVGNLSWNTTEDDLTNLFAQYGEVLSVNIIIDRDTNRSKGFGFIEMAEDDAATAAISTFNGKELDGRNIRVNEAEERRDNNRRY, from the coding sequence ATGTCAAAGAAAATTTATGTAGGTAACCTTAGCTGGAATACCACAGAAGACGATTTAACTAACCTTTTCGCACAGTATGGAGAAGTACTCTCTGTAAATATCATCATAGATCGAGATACTAACAGATCAAAAGGATTTGGATTTATTGAAATGGCTGAAGACGATGCGGCAACAGCTGCTATCTCAACCTTCAATGGAAAAGAACTAGATGGTCGTAATATTCGTGTTAATGAGGCCGAAGAACGTCGGGATAATAACCGAAGATACTAA
- a CDS encoding tetratricopeptide repeat protein: MTIPKTPKGISNRITKIRSQLSAFKLEYGGHDDSGGARYYLYFLLGENRRSSEYLRWFQNEFPDDSDEPFALLCWTLILHRMGKDGDLILARTMLSNIYLLPHLQGEEMTEKVPHSSNWKQPDYAEYLP, translated from the coding sequence ATGACCATCCCCAAAACACCGAAAGGCATATCCAACAGAATCACCAAAATCCGCTCACAGCTCTCAGCCTTCAAACTGGAGTACGGTGGTCATGATGATTCAGGCGGTGCCAGGTACTATCTCTACTTCCTACTTGGTGAAAACCGCCGGTCTTCAGAGTATCTGCGCTGGTTCCAGAATGAGTTTCCAGACGACAGCGATGAGCCTTTTGCATTACTGTGTTGGACTCTAATATTACATCGTATGGGGAAGGATGGAGATTTGATACTTGCCAGGACTATGCTCTCCAACATCTATCTCCTCCCTCACCTACAGGGAGAGGAAATGACGGAAAAAGTACCTCATTCATCCAATTGGAAACAACCTGATTATGCTGAGTACCTGCCGTAG
- a CDS encoding DEAD/DEAH box helicase, which yields MNKTAQMITQRLSLRTPQAKSLEILANILDEMELSKSPDLNALLEHVHDKFGTCTNFERDFPSICFALATGVGKTRLMGAFISYLAIESGISNFFVLAPNLTVYNKLIEDLSNPACEKYVFKGIADFAQNPPRIITGDNYNTKIVDQTRYAQEFEGMETININIFNISKLNAETRSGKEPKMKRLSEYLGESYFQYLMGLKDLVLIMDESHHYRADRGMAVLNELNPILGLELTATPQTQQGSNAIKFKNVVFDYPLGRAMKDGYVKEPAVVTRKDFDPSQHTPEELDRIKLEDGIRIHENVKPEIDIYCRNNNLPRVKPFVLVVAKDTTHAGQLMDLIKQQNFFDGYYADKVMEIHSNQRGSEKDENIQQLLNVEDPDNSIEIVIHVNMLKEGWDVTNLYTIIPLRTSASATLTEQTIGRGLRLPFGKRMNDDAMDKLYIVSHDKFQAIIEEANKPDSLINTTQIVDMGDLELEGHQEVITAGNSLNEELDETAKAIEEADISQEEKRKRVFVEVDLVRKVSTYLHTQNTIHKAEDLKKEQVTQAIVERVLREMDSRDQKELFDNREEIVEQVKVAIQRVYEHEITSSIKIPRISIVPEEDFEVGFRDFDLDTQNLRLSEISEDLQEKVLTRKEGIKLLLKGGRHRDVSDHRDIIVNELINYNEVDYDEHADLLYKLSGQALDSIKEGRDQEAVDNIIWNRKKNIAEFIYTQMKPHFFLTAKGFRTEISTSFSEIRPHNMSKIAADKVHLYSETIEPASRIKSCVFNGFKKSCHSLLKFDSKSEKDFAFILEEEAGSPVLKWLRPAPHQFNITWGVLNPKQYEPDFVVETGDCIYLIEVKAEKDIQTADVQDKAKAAIQYCKHATEYNAEHGEKPWKYILIPHDKITMQMGFMTLAEQYEVGL from the coding sequence ATGAATAAAACAGCACAGATGATTACACAACGGCTTTCTCTAAGAACTCCACAGGCAAAAAGCCTTGAAATTCTTGCAAATATACTTGATGAAATGGAGCTCTCAAAATCGCCCGACTTAAATGCTCTTTTGGAACATGTGCATGATAAATTCGGTACCTGTACTAACTTTGAACGGGATTTCCCTTCCATCTGTTTTGCTCTTGCTACAGGTGTAGGTAAGACCAGGCTTATGGGCGCCTTCATTTCTTATCTTGCTATCGAAAGTGGTATCTCTAACTTCTTCGTTCTTGCTCCAAACCTTACTGTTTACAATAAGCTGATTGAAGACCTTTCCAATCCGGCTTGTGAGAAATATGTCTTCAAAGGGATTGCTGATTTTGCCCAGAACCCTCCCAGAATAATCACCGGAGATAATTACAATACCAAGATTGTGGATCAGACCAGGTATGCTCAAGAGTTTGAAGGTATGGAAACTATCAATATCAACATTTTTAACATCTCAAAGCTCAACGCTGAAACCAGAAGTGGTAAAGAGCCCAAGATGAAACGCCTATCTGAATATCTGGGAGAATCCTACTTCCAGTACCTGATGGGCTTAAAAGATTTGGTGCTGATTATGGATGAATCTCATCATTACCGTGCTGATAGAGGAATGGCTGTACTTAATGAGCTCAATCCTATCCTTGGTCTTGAACTTACTGCCACTCCTCAGACACAACAGGGGTCAAATGCTATTAAGTTCAAGAATGTGGTATTTGATTATCCTCTTGGTAGGGCAATGAAGGATGGGTATGTCAAAGAACCAGCTGTTGTTACCCGAAAGGATTTTGACCCATCACAGCATACTCCTGAGGAATTAGATAGGATTAAACTTGAAGATGGAATCCGTATTCATGAGAATGTTAAACCGGAAATAGATATCTACTGCCGGAATAACAACCTCCCACGAGTTAAACCGTTTGTTTTGGTTGTTGCTAAAGACACTACTCATGCCGGTCAGCTAATGGATTTAATAAAACAGCAAAACTTCTTTGATGGGTATTATGCCGATAAGGTTATGGAAATCCATTCTAATCAGCGAGGTTCTGAAAAGGATGAAAATATCCAGCAGCTTCTTAATGTAGAAGATCCTGACAATTCAATAGAGATAGTAATTCACGTAAATATGTTGAAAGAGGGATGGGATGTCACCAATCTCTATACAATCATCCCTTTGAGAACATCTGCATCCGCAACCCTTACAGAGCAGACGATTGGTCGTGGTTTACGCCTTCCGTTCGGAAAGAGAATGAATGATGATGCAATGGATAAGCTCTATATTGTTTCCCATGATAAATTCCAGGCGATTATTGAAGAGGCCAATAAACCGGATTCTCTCATCAACACCACGCAGATTGTTGATATGGGTGATTTAGAACTTGAAGGACATCAAGAAGTTATTACAGCTGGCAACTCATTAAATGAAGAACTTGATGAGACAGCAAAGGCTATTGAAGAAGCTGATATTAGTCAGGAAGAAAAACGAAAGAGAGTCTTTGTCGAGGTAGATTTAGTCAGAAAGGTTTCAACTTACTTACATACTCAGAATACAATCCATAAAGCTGAGGACCTTAAAAAAGAACAAGTCACTCAAGCAATTGTTGAACGGGTCCTTAGGGAAATGGATAGCCGAGACCAGAAGGAGCTTTTTGACAATCGAGAAGAGATTGTTGAGCAGGTAAAAGTGGCTATTCAGCGGGTCTATGAACATGAGATCACCAGCTCAATTAAGATTCCCCGTATTTCGATTGTCCCAGAAGAAGATTTCGAGGTAGGTTTCAGAGACTTCGACCTGGATACTCAAAATCTGAGGTTAAGCGAGATATCGGAAGACTTACAAGAAAAAGTTTTAACCCGGAAAGAAGGAATTAAGCTACTTCTTAAGGGAGGTAGGCACCGGGATGTTTCAGACCATCGGGATATCATAGTCAACGAACTCATCAACTACAATGAAGTGGATTATGATGAACATGCCGACCTTCTGTACAAATTATCAGGTCAGGCTCTCGATAGCATCAAAGAAGGTCGTGACCAGGAAGCCGTCGACAATATCATCTGGAACCGGAAGAAGAATATAGCAGAGTTTATCTATACTCAGATGAAGCCTCATTTCTTTCTTACCGCAAAGGGTTTTAGAACTGAGATTTCTACGAGTTTTTCTGAAATACGACCCCATAACATGAGTAAGATTGCAGCTGATAAAGTCCATCTCTATTCTGAGACAATAGAACCAGCCTCAAGGATTAAAAGCTGTGTTTTTAATGGTTTTAAGAAGAGTTGCCATTCTCTACTTAAGTTCGATTCTAAGAGTGAGAAGGACTTCGCATTCATCCTGGAAGAGGAAGCAGGAAGTCCTGTTCTGAAATGGCTGAGACCGGCACCTCACCAGTTCAATATCACATGGGGAGTTCTTAATCCTAAGCAGTATGAGCCAGACTTCGTAGTTGAGACTGGTGATTGTATTTATCTCATTGAGGTTAAGGCCGAGAAGGATATTCAAACTGCTGATGTTCAGGATAAAGCCAAGGCAGCTATCCAGTACTGTAAACATGCGACTGAGTATAATGCGGAGCATGGGGAGAAGCCTTGGAAGTATATTCTCATCCCGCATGACAAAATCACAATGCAGATGGGATTTATGACATTAGCTGAGCAGTATGAGGTAGGACTGTAA
- a CDS encoding MBL fold metallo-hydrolase yields MNDDKKYISIEIEKGFWSIEDGGVRAFLVEGTQNAMLIDTGFGTGDMKSFAESLTTKPIFLLNTHCDMDHIGCNDSFDKVLLHPKEVEHYKRKHPEYKPTLEFVEEGDVIDLGNQSFTVIHIPGHTPGSIALFDKANKILISGDSVQKGAVFMFGEGRDLEQYISSMKKLDTIKSDFHRIYASHSENPVPVDIIPELIAGAQALQDGKLEGVKPPMDLPCKLYTQGRAKFLY; encoded by the coding sequence ATGAATGATGATAAGAAATATATCTCAATAGAAATCGAAAAAGGATTTTGGAGTATAGAGGATGGTGGTGTTCGTGCCTTTCTGGTGGAAGGAACACAAAACGCAATGCTCATCGATACAGGATTCGGAACAGGAGACATGAAGTCCTTTGCCGAATCCCTGACCACTAAGCCAATATTTCTGCTTAATACCCACTGTGATATGGACCATATTGGCTGTAATGATAGCTTTGACAAGGTTTTATTACACCCTAAAGAAGTAGAGCACTACAAGCGAAAGCATCCCGAATACAAACCCACTCTGGAGTTTGTAGAAGAGGGGGATGTCATTGACCTGGGAAATCAAAGCTTTACAGTCATTCACATACCAGGACACACACCCGGCAGTATTGCTCTCTTTGACAAGGCGAATAAGATTCTCATCAGTGGAGACAGCGTCCAGAAGGGAGCCGTCTTTATGTTCGGGGAAGGGCGAGACTTGGAGCAATACATCAGCAGTATGAAGAAGCTGGACACCATTAAGTCCGACTTCCACAGGATCTATGCCTCCCACAGCGAGAATCCTGTCCCTGTCGATATCATCCCTGAATTAATCGCTGGAGCACAGGCTCTACAGGATGGAAAACTAGAAGGAGTTAAGCCTCCTATGGATCTTCCTTGCAAGTTATACACTCAGGGGCGAGCTAAGTTCCTTTATTAG
- a CDS encoding site-specific DNA-methyltransferase, which produces MGKQRLELTWIGKNTRPKLEPRILIEDPEKSYGVSETDNMLIHGDNLLALKALEQEYAGHIKCVFIDPPYNTGSAFAHYDDGLEHSVWLNLMRDRLILLRNLLSNEGSIWISIDDDESHYLKILCDEVFGRSNFIANVIWQKKFSPQNDAKWLSDMHDHILVFAKDKLNWYPNRIPIDSKTSKTRKNIDNDPRGSWISVDYTCNKNKDERPNLYYPITNPNTGEEIWPKETAVWRYNQERHQENVLNDLVYWGKNGTNSVPRFKNFKSISMKGQIPTTVWLHQDVGNNQEARKESLVFNDKDPFSTPKPERLIERVLQIASNPGDLVLDSFLGSGTTSAVAHKMERKWIGIELGEHCLTHCKPRMDMVVSGEDQGGISKSVVWKGGGGYKFYSLAPSLLNKDNYGNWVINQEYNADMLAAAMAKQEGFRYSPDSDIYWKQGQSTEQDFIFTTTEFLTQEHVEYIHSQMKEGESLLICCKAFNANDSHFPNITIKKIPKMLMGKCEFGKDDYSLNIINIPIDDNEENFPDSVTEPKPKYVAGQAELFDLEGDNE; this is translated from the coding sequence ATGGGAAAACAGCGATTAGAACTTACATGGATTGGAAAGAATACTCGACCGAAACTGGAACCGAGAATCTTGATAGAAGACCCGGAAAAATCGTATGGAGTTTCGGAAACAGATAATATGCTTATCCATGGTGATAATCTGCTTGCATTGAAAGCGTTGGAGCAAGAATACGCTGGTCATATAAAATGTGTTTTTATCGATCCCCCTTATAATACTGGTTCTGCTTTTGCTCATTATGATGATGGTTTAGAACATTCTGTTTGGCTTAATTTAATGCGTGACAGACTAATCCTACTAAGAAATTTGCTTTCGAATGAAGGGTCAATTTGGATTTCAATTGATGATGATGAAAGTCATTATTTAAAAATTCTTTGTGATGAGGTATTTGGTCGATCTAACTTTATTGCGAATGTTATTTGGCAAAAAAAATTCTCACCACAGAATGATGCGAAATGGTTGAGTGATATGCATGACCATATTTTAGTTTTCGCAAAGGACAAGTTAAACTGGTATCCTAACCGGATTCCTATTGATTCGAAAACAAGTAAAACTCGAAAGAATATCGATAATGACCCACGGGGATCATGGATTTCTGTTGACTATACATGTAATAAGAATAAGGACGAACGACCTAACCTATACTATCCGATAACGAATCCTAATACAGGAGAAGAAATCTGGCCTAAGGAAACTGCGGTCTGGAGATATAATCAAGAAAGGCACCAAGAGAATGTATTAAATGATTTAGTGTACTGGGGTAAGAACGGAACAAATAGTGTTCCAAGATTTAAAAACTTTAAATCAATCTCTATGAAGGGGCAAATACCTACTACTGTTTGGCTTCATCAAGATGTAGGTAATAACCAAGAAGCAAGAAAAGAATCTCTTGTATTCAATGATAAAGATCCATTTTCAACGCCAAAACCTGAACGATTGATTGAGAGAGTGTTACAGATTGCATCAAACCCCGGAGATTTAGTACTGGATTCATTCCTCGGTTCTGGTACCACTTCAGCTGTTGCTCATAAAATGGAAAGAAAATGGATCGGGATTGAGCTTGGAGAACATTGTTTAACTCATTGTAAACCTCGTATGGATATGGTTGTTTCTGGTGAAGATCAAGGAGGTATATCTAAATCAGTGGTTTGGAAAGGTGGAGGTGGATATAAGTTCTATTCACTTGCTCCCAGTCTTCTAAATAAAGATAATTACGGGAATTGGGTAATAAACCAAGAGTACAATGCGGATATGCTTGCTGCTGCAATGGCAAAACAGGAAGGGTTTAGGTATAGCCCTGACTCAGATATCTACTGGAAGCAAGGTCAAAGTACTGAGCAAGACTTCATCTTTACAACAACAGAGTTTCTGACTCAGGAGCATGTTGAATACATTCATTCTCAGATGAAGGAAGGAGAATCCCTTCTGATATGCTGTAAAGCATTCAATGCTAATGATTCTCACTTTCCCAACATCACTATAAAGAAAATTCCCAAAATGCTTATGGGAAAATGTGAGTTTGGTAAGGATGATTACTCCCTCAACATTATCAACATCCCGATTGATGATAATGAAGAGAATTTTCCAGATTCAGTTACTGAACCAAAACCCAAATATGTAGCTGGTCAGGCTGAACTTTTCGACTTGGAGGGAGACAATGAATAA
- a CDS encoding cold-shock protein, whose translation MTGTVKWFNSTKGFGFIEQEEGDDLFVHKNEVDGYIDEGDKVEFEVGSSPKGPCAVKVKKA comes from the coding sequence ATGACAGGAACTGTAAAATGGTTCAATTCGACAAAAGGTTTCGGATTTATTGAACAAGAAGAAGGAGACGATCTATTTGTTCACAAGAATGAAGTTGACGGCTATATCGATGAAGGCGATAAAGTTGAGTTTGAAGTCGGTAGTAGTCCAAAAGGACCATGTGCCGTTAAAGTGAAAAAAGCTTAA
- a CDS encoding helix-turn-helix domain-containing protein: MEDRWHSVEEVAEYLGVKKDTLYKWIQRKDIPAHKLGRLWKFKLKEVDEWVKQQRDTKNGR, translated from the coding sequence ATGGAAGACAGATGGCACTCGGTCGAAGAAGTAGCTGAGTATCTCGGTGTTAAGAAAGACACACTTTACAAATGGATTCAGAGAAAGGATATTCCTGCTCATAAACTAGGACGGCTTTGGAAGTTCAAACTGAAAGAAGTTGATGAATGGGTAAAACAACAAAGGGATACTAAAAACGGCAGATGA
- a CDS encoding MerR family transcriptional regulator, with translation MGYTVSMVAEITNLNANTLRYYEKEGLLPSVKRTKSGVRHYSEADLEWLGLICCLKNTGMTIKQIRDFVDLSQKGPSTLKERCEMLIEHKRSVEQHIEEMQDHLEKVTHKIEYFTKQYEEYPAN, from the coding sequence ATGGGCTATACGGTTAGTATGGTAGCTGAGATTACAAACTTGAATGCCAATACCTTACGATATTATGAAAAAGAAGGCTTGCTTCCCAGTGTCAAAAGAACGAAAAGTGGTGTGCGCCATTATTCAGAAGCAGACCTGGAATGGTTGGGATTGATCTGTTGTCTAAAGAACACAGGGATGACCATTAAGCAAATCAGGGATTTTGTTGACCTAAGCCAGAAGGGCCCTTCCACTCTCAAAGAACGTTGTGAAATGCTTATAGAGCATAAGAGAAGTGTGGAACAACACATCGAAGAGATGCAGGATCACTTGGAAAAGGTGACCCATAAGATAGAATATTTTACCAAGCAGTATGAGGAATATCCTGCTAATTGA